One part of the Ochrobactrum quorumnocens genome encodes these proteins:
- a CDS encoding O-antigen ligase family protein has translation MSSTVTRTRTNPSSSDPMRVTVRQIALVTATVIFCILLISFRPFSPAVPADGQQAGDAVNQLGFGLVGAIALASLAMFAEPGKVLRLVSLGWLLMFGLLLASAFVSPDPSTAIRGIMLTLIGVLAIVAVLALPQDADGYSWMLLVVASIVIFISYAGVVLLPNLGTHGVDAGEPQNSFLWRGVFTHKNIAGPVMAIFAFAGIYLWRRGWRFSGALIALFALFFVAHTGSKTTAALVPFAMLLVIGPGMFGMRGLAPLMIFAIQVVFALFTIGAVLFEPLHQIVLQFSVDPTFTGRTSIWAFAIDALHNRPWIGFGYESFWGAERVKEAANPYYLDWDVRGIVHGHNGYLDITLSMGLIGLICAIVVIIIMPLVNYMRCRPTRENLLLADFFLMFVFFGTLNAMLESFFFRRMDPVWLMLIFAIFGLRMTAKVTIPKRAI, from the coding sequence ATGAGCAGTACCGTAACCCGGACAAGAACTAATCCAAGTTCGTCCGATCCGATGCGGGTGACGGTGCGCCAGATAGCGCTCGTCACCGCGACGGTTATATTCTGCATTCTGTTGATTTCTTTTCGCCCGTTTTCGCCGGCTGTTCCTGCCGATGGTCAGCAGGCGGGTGATGCCGTCAATCAGCTTGGCTTTGGCCTCGTCGGGGCCATAGCATTGGCGTCGCTTGCAATGTTCGCCGAACCTGGCAAGGTTTTGCGGCTTGTCAGCCTTGGTTGGCTGCTGATGTTCGGCCTTTTGTTGGCTTCAGCTTTCGTTAGTCCCGATCCTTCGACCGCCATTCGTGGCATCATGCTGACGCTGATCGGTGTGCTCGCAATTGTTGCCGTCCTTGCCCTGCCGCAAGATGCCGATGGTTATTCGTGGATGCTGCTTGTTGTGGCGTCTATCGTTATTTTTATCTCCTATGCCGGTGTGGTGCTTTTGCCTAATCTTGGCACCCACGGTGTAGATGCTGGCGAGCCGCAGAATTCATTTCTTTGGCGGGGTGTCTTCACCCACAAGAACATTGCCGGGCCTGTCATGGCGATTTTCGCTTTTGCGGGTATTTATCTTTGGCGGCGCGGCTGGCGGTTCAGCGGTGCGCTGATTGCGTTATTTGCATTGTTCTTTGTGGCGCATACAGGTTCGAAAACCACTGCCGCATTGGTTCCATTCGCCATGCTTCTGGTCATCGGTCCCGGCATGTTTGGTATGCGCGGACTGGCACCTCTGATGATCTTTGCCATTCAGGTTGTGTTTGCGCTTTTCACCATTGGCGCAGTGCTATTTGAGCCGTTGCATCAGATTGTTTTGCAATTCTCGGTCGATCCGACTTTTACAGGACGCACCTCGATCTGGGCCTTTGCGATTGATGCGTTGCACAACCGTCCATGGATCGGATTTGGTTATGAGAGCTTCTGGGGGGCTGAGCGGGTCAAGGAAGCCGCCAATCCTTATTATCTCGATTGGGATGTGCGCGGCATCGTGCATGGCCATAACGGCTATCTCGATATCACGCTTTCGATGGGGCTTATCGGTCTTATCTGCGCAATAGTCGTGATCATCATCATGCCGCTGGTCAACTATATGCGATGCAGACCAACCCGCGAGAACCTGCTTCTTGCTGATTTCTTCCTGATGTTTGTGTTTTTCGGCACGCTCAATGCGATGCTGGAAAGCTTCTTTTTTCGTCGCATGGATCCAGTGTGGCTCATGCTTATCTTTGCGATCTTTGGCTTGCGCATGACGGCCAAAGTCACCATTCCCAAGCGGGCTATCTAG
- a CDS encoding Gfo/Idh/MocA family protein, translating to MNIAIIGTGFVADYYMTTLRNYPQLKLLGAFDRSPERIKVFAAHYNVRAYESFEAVLADKDVQIVLNLTTPESHSAVSRAALAAGKHVYSEKPLAMDFNDAKALVDFAAANGLTLAAAPANGLSDAQKLVSSSMSEIGTPRLVYAEMEDGPVFRDKWATWRSQSGAPWPGLHEFEIGCTLEHAGYALSWLVSLFGPVESVTAFSSITFQNKGPGTEHLHMAPDFSVGCLRFKSGLVARLTSGLAMPKDRSLTIVADKGSITVDDLWDNRSAVRLESTTRKRSFLSRVFGRLEAKLGKTLAWKPAVGSKLTYPKGDTVSLPSFPSQIDFMRGVADQARAIETGKTAFFSGAVALHITEVALALNNAGENAAPYKVQSSF from the coding sequence ATGAATATCGCTATCATTGGCACGGGCTTTGTCGCCGATTACTACATGACCACGCTGCGCAATTACCCGCAACTCAAGCTGCTCGGTGCCTTCGATCGATCGCCGGAACGGATCAAGGTGTTTGCCGCACATTATAATGTGCGTGCTTATGAGAGCTTTGAGGCCGTGCTGGCTGATAAAGACGTGCAGATTGTCTTGAACCTCACCACACCGGAAAGCCATTCTGCCGTTTCGCGCGCAGCGCTCGCAGCTGGCAAGCATGTCTATTCCGAGAAGCCTTTGGCAATGGATTTCAACGATGCCAAAGCGCTGGTCGATTTTGCTGCCGCCAATGGTCTGACGCTTGCTGCGGCACCCGCCAATGGTCTCAGTGACGCGCAGAAACTTGTTTCAAGTTCGATGAGCGAGATTGGCACGCCGCGTCTGGTTTATGCTGAAATGGAAGATGGTCCGGTTTTTCGCGACAAGTGGGCGACATGGCGCTCACAATCGGGCGCGCCATGGCCGGGTCTGCATGAGTTTGAGATTGGCTGCACGCTGGAACATGCAGGCTATGCGCTTTCGTGGCTGGTGTCTCTGTTTGGTCCGGTAGAAAGTGTGACTGCTTTCTCTTCGATCACCTTCCAGAATAAGGGGCCGGGCACCGAACATCTGCACATGGCACCGGATTTTTCCGTGGGGTGCCTGCGCTTTAAATCTGGCCTCGTTGCGCGTCTGACTTCGGGCCTCGCAATGCCAAAAGATCGCAGCCTGACGATTGTGGCCGATAAAGGCTCGATTACGGTCGATGATCTCTGGGATAACCGTTCTGCGGTTCGGCTTGAATCGACGACCAGAAAACGTTCCTTTCTGTCGCGGGTGTTTGGACGTCTTGAAGCCAAACTTGGTAAGACACTCGCATGGAAACCGGCTGTTGGCAGCAAGCTTACTTATCCAAAAGGCGATACGGTGAGCCTGCCGTCATTCCCATCGCAGATTGATTTCATGCGTGGCGTTGCCGATCAGGCGCGCGCCATCGAAACCGGTAAGACGGCCTTTTTCTCAGGCGCTGTGGCATTGCACATTACCGAAGTGGCTCTTGCACTTAACAATGCTGGCGAGAATGCTGCGCCTTATAAGGTGCAGAGCAGCTTCTAA
- a CDS encoding Gfo/Idh/MocA family protein, with translation MTNTQRDGKNFRWGIWGTGTIASAFAADIQASQAMRVTAICSRSLDSAESFKNRVGADKAFDDPSAFLNSADIDAVYIATPNAMHVPQTLQAIAAGKACLTEKPLTLDADGANQIAAASQAHNVFAMEAMWSRFLPAFHAAREHIKAGTIGTVKRIEADLSYFREENPESRFFNPELGGGAAFDLGVYPVSLTLSIVGLPNAVSGRWTRAKSGVDMRTEIELTYANAKAHLSCGFDHDGKNQMLIEGTGGAILLHAPFLKAQRLTIFSAKAMSSAIGPKGPGGLIGKVLNRLPLPGRTVEHHRFAGNGLQFQAQAVRDAVSRGEISSPIMPLEHSAAVANIVSTVLAKKPD, from the coding sequence ATGACGAACACGCAGCGCGACGGCAAAAATTTTCGCTGGGGCATTTGGGGAACGGGCACGATTGCCAGCGCCTTTGCAGCCGATATTCAGGCAAGCCAAGCTATGCGCGTGACCGCCATTTGCTCTCGCTCGCTCGATAGTGCTGAAAGCTTTAAGAACCGGGTCGGTGCAGACAAGGCGTTTGACGACCCATCAGCATTTCTAAATAGCGCTGATATCGATGCCGTTTACATTGCCACGCCCAATGCCATGCATGTCCCGCAGACATTACAGGCAATCGCCGCTGGCAAAGCCTGCCTGACTGAAAAGCCGCTGACGCTTGATGCTGATGGTGCAAACCAGATTGCAGCCGCAAGCCAAGCGCATAACGTGTTTGCCATGGAGGCTATGTGGAGCCGCTTTCTCCCAGCATTTCATGCCGCGCGCGAGCACATCAAGGCCGGAACAATTGGAACAGTAAAGCGTATTGAAGCCGATCTTTCCTATTTTCGCGAGGAGAACCCGGAAAGCCGCTTTTTCAATCCGGAATTAGGCGGCGGTGCCGCATTCGATCTTGGTGTTTATCCGGTTTCGCTCACGCTGAGCATCGTGGGCTTGCCCAATGCAGTGAGCGGACGCTGGACGCGTGCCAAGAGTGGCGTCGATATGCGTACGGAAATCGAACTGACATATGCAAACGCCAAAGCACATCTTTCGTGCGGTTTTGACCATGACGGTAAAAATCAGATGCTGATTGAGGGCACAGGCGGAGCAATTCTGCTGCACGCACCGTTCCTCAAAGCACAGCGCCTCACAATCTTTTCTGCAAAAGCAATGAGCTCAGCCATCGGCCCCAAAGGTCCAGGCGGATTGATCGGCAAGGTTCTCAATCGCTTGCCACTGCCGGGAAGAACGGTCGAACATCACCGCTTTGCAGGCAACGGGCTTCAGTTTCAGGCGCAAGCCGTGCGCGATGCCGTATCACGTGGCGAGATTTCCAGTCCAATCATGCCGCTTGAACACAGTGCTGCCGTCGCAAACATCGTCAGCACTGTGCTTGCAAAGAAACCCGATTAG
- a CDS encoding MOSC domain-containing protein — MSGIVVAVARDAEHRFSKQLVSEISIIAGQGVEGDAHKGVTVKHRSRVKADPTQPNLRQVHLIPAELFDELTAKGFDIAPAQLGENITTRGVDLLALPKSAILKIGNEVVLQITGLRNPCSQIENFEKGLLGAVLDKTDDGELVRKAGIMSIVIAGGYVQAGDNIEVELPPLPHEKLERV, encoded by the coding sequence ATGAGTGGAATTGTTGTAGCCGTTGCGCGAGATGCCGAGCATCGTTTCTCGAAACAGCTGGTTTCTGAGATCAGCATCATTGCAGGGCAGGGCGTTGAAGGCGATGCGCATAAAGGTGTGACGGTCAAGCATCGTTCGCGCGTGAAGGCTGATCCGACTCAGCCAAACCTGCGTCAGGTTCATCTTATTCCAGCAGAACTCTTCGACGAGCTGACTGCGAAAGGGTTCGACATTGCGCCGGCGCAACTGGGTGAAAACATCACCACACGCGGGGTCGATCTGCTCGCACTTCCAAAGTCGGCCATTCTCAAAATTGGCAATGAAGTAGTTCTCCAAATCACAGGCCTGCGCAATCCATGTTCGCAGATTGAAAACTTCGAAAAAGGCCTTCTCGGCGCTGTTCTCGATAAAACCGACGACGGCGAACTGGTACGTAAAGCGGGTATCATGTCGATCGTTATTGCGGGCGGCTATGTGCAAGCTGGTGACAATATCGAGGTCGAGCTGCCGCCACTGCCGCACGAGAAATTGGAACGCGTCTGA